Proteins encoded within one genomic window of Triticum aestivum cultivar Chinese Spring chromosome 2D, IWGSC CS RefSeq v2.1, whole genome shotgun sequence:
- the LOC123054908 gene encoding receptor-like protein kinase BRI1-like 3, producing MDHPENIVTQLIHEEHRSKWIARSNHNVKCFTENEINRFTDNYKTLLGRGAFGEVYQGVLEDKSMVAVKKFICNVKEDFAKELLVHREINHKNVVRLVGYCIDENALMVVTEYIPKGNLSDILHGDSIHIALDTRLRIAIECAEALGYMHSQMYTQVIHGDIKPANILLDDGLRAKISDFGISRLVNTENTLYTLNVIGSIGYMDPLFAQNGRLTAKSDVYSFGVVLLELITRKKARTENGEIGLVESFIQSLSKGFRRVREMFDPEIATSSDMKTVDEIAKLAGKCLKMELNKRPEMLEVVERLRKLRKAPHQVQGRLAFFPLGRKNKLAPAETPSLESSSSTQNVGTFIVRSTVAGQSFELEDLLRGSAEILGKGTVGTTYKATLEGGYELVVKRLKGMHLPKADFEQHITVIGAIQNKHIVPLRWYYYSTEEQLLVYDIIPMGSLAKVLHGDRDSGPSLLDWEQRSAISLAAARGVEAIHLAGPSSCHGNIKSSNILLTGTHDACVSEHGLITLGVYSSASGYCAPEVNHNRSVSQKADVYSFGILMLELLSSKAPAKSIQNKKGLDLARWVCSITPEEWTEEVFDVELLGQQQKDGEVDCMLRFLQLALNCCSQDADWRPAMSYVVQQIEEIQQS from the exons ATGGATCATCCAGAAAATATAGTAACACAACTTATCCATGAAGAGCACAGATCAAAATGGATAGCACGTAGCAATCATAATGTGAAATGTTTTACAGAAAATGAGATAAACAGATTTACTGACAACTATAAGACTTTACTGGGTAGAGGTGCCTTCGGAGAAGTTTATCAAGGAGTCCTTGAGGACAAAAGTATGGTTGCAGTCAAGAAGTTTATCTGCAATGTAAAAGAAGATTTTGCCAAAGAGTTGCTCGTCCACCGTGAGATCAATCACAAGAATGTCGTCAGATTAGTCGGCTACTGTATTGATGAAAATGCCCTAATGGTGGTCACGGAGTATATTCCTAAAGGAAATCTGAGTGACATCCTTCACGGCGATAGCATTCACATTGCTTTGGATACACGGCTAAGAATTGCCATTGAATGTGCAGAAGCGTTGGGCTATATGCATTCACAAATGTATACTCAGGTCATTCATGGTGATATCAAGCCTGCTAATATACTTCTGGATGATGGACTCAGAGCAAAAATATCAGACTTTGGAATATCAAGACTAGTCAACACTGAAAATACTTTATATACTCTAAATGTGATAGGAAGTATAGGCTACATGGACCCTCTATTTGCTCAGAATGGTCGCCTCACAGCAAAAAGTGATGTTTATAGTTTTGGAGTTGTGCTTCTGGAGCTCATAACGAGAAAAAAAGCAAGAACAGAGAATGGGGAGATCGGCTTGGTTGAAAGTTTTATTCAATCTCTTTCAAAAGGGTTTAGGAGGGTGAGGGAGATGTTTGATCCTGAAATTGCAACATCAAGTGACATGAAGACTGTCGATGAGATTGCTAAGTTGGCTGGTAAATGCTTGAAGATGGAACTCAACAAACGTCCTGAGATGTTAGAAGTTGTAGAACGTCTTCGCAAACTTAGAAAAGCTCCACATCAGGTACAAGGAAGACTAGCTTTTTTTCCTTTGGGGAGGAAAAATAAACTAGCTCCAGCCGAAACACCATCACTAGAAAGCAGCAGCAGTACCCAAAATGTTGGAACTTTTATTGTTAGGTCGACAGTGGCAGGCCAATCGTTCGAGCTGGAAGACCTGCTTCGGGGGTCAGCTGAAATTCTGGGCAAGGGTACCGTCGGGACAACATACAAAGCAACGCTTGAAGGTGGTTATGAGTTGGTGGTCAAGAGGCTGAAGGGTATGCATTTGCCGAAGGCGGATTTCGAGCAGCATATCACGGTGATTGGCGCCATCCAGAACAAACACATTGTGCCACTACGGTGGTATTACTATAGCACGGAAGAGCAGTTGCTAGTGTATGATATCATCCCCATGGGTAGCCTGGCAAAAGTGCTCCACG GTGACAGAGACTCCGGCCCATCTCTGCTGGACTGGGAGCAGCGGTCAGCTATCTCACTTGCTGCTGCGCGCGGTGTGGAGGCTATCCACTTAGCTGGACCATCGAGCTGCCATGGCAACATTAAGTCTTCCAACATTCTGCTCACCGGCACCCACGATGCATGTGTGTCGGAGCATGGCCTGATAACACTTGGTGTGTATTCCAGCGCCTCCGGCTACTGTGCTCCTGAGGTCAATCACAATAGGTCAGTCTCCCAGAAAGCTGATGTGTACAGCTTTGGCATCCTAATGCTGGAGCTTCTCAGCAGCAAGGCTCCAGCAAAGAGCATACAGAATAAGAAGGGACTAGATTTGGCACGGTGGGTGTGTTCCATCACACCTGAGGAGTGGACAGAGGAGGTGTTCGACGTGGAGCTCCTAGGACAACAGCAGAAGGACGGAGAAGTGGACTGCATGTTGCGATTTCTGCAGCTCGCCCTAAACTGTTGCAGTCAAGATGCCGACTGGAGGCCTGCAATGTCTTATGTCGTGCAGCAGATCGAGGAGATCCAACAATCCTGA